The proteins below are encoded in one region of Blastocatellia bacterium:
- a CDS encoding class I SAM-dependent methyltransferase, translated as MPHISISDVQAFWNANPCNSRYSNQTDRKAYFDELEQRRYRVEWHIPIVAQFDRFKDKDVLEIGCGMGCDGLQFARHGARYTGLDLTLAAIEISRERFSLYGVSGHFKNGNAEEMPFEDNSFDHIYSFGVIHVSPDTPAIVKQMYRVLRPGGTFTVMVYNKTSINYYIEIMFLRKLFRWLLYPAFMPRLLSKVFGLDYYALKGHHELLRTHPKMSNAEWLSRNTDGPYCPYAKVYDEKGVLELFKDFEDVRTDVWYFEPSHWSFIGKMMPMRLVKFLGRHWGWHRMVYGRKPLNRPQTSDLQS; from the coding sequence ATGCCGCATATCAGCATTAGCGATGTGCAAGCATTCTGGAATGCGAATCCCTGTAATAGCCGCTACTCAAATCAGACAGATCGCAAAGCCTATTTTGATGAGCTTGAACAACGCCGCTACCGCGTCGAATGGCATATCCCGATCGTCGCGCAGTTTGACCGGTTCAAAGATAAAGATGTGCTGGAAATCGGCTGTGGCATGGGATGCGATGGATTGCAGTTTGCCCGGCACGGCGCGCGCTACACTGGGCTGGATTTGACACTGGCTGCCATCGAAATCAGCCGAGAACGGTTTTCACTCTATGGCGTCAGCGGCCATTTCAAAAATGGCAATGCTGAAGAGATGCCGTTTGAGGATAACAGTTTTGATCACATCTATAGCTTCGGCGTCATTCATGTGTCACCAGACACGCCGGCCATTGTCAAGCAGATGTATCGCGTGTTGCGGCCTGGCGGCACATTCACGGTAATGGTCTACAACAAGACCTCAATCAATTACTACATCGAGATCATGTTTTTGCGGAAGCTCTTCCGTTGGCTGTTGTATCCGGCGTTCATGCCCAGATTGTTGTCGAAGGTGTTTGGACTCGATTACTATGCCTTGAAGGGACACCACGAATTGCTGCGCACGCATCCGAAGATGAGCAATGCCGAGTGGCTCAGCCGTAACACCGATGGTCCGTATTGTCCCTATGCCAAGGTTTATGACGAGAAAGGGGTGCTCGAGTTGTTCAAAGATTTTGAAGATGTGCGAACAGACGTCTGGTATTTCGAGCCATCGCACTGGTCATTCATTGGGAAGATGATGCCGATGCGACTGGTCAAATTTCTTGGGCGTCATTGGGGATGGCATCGCATGGTCTACGGCCGCAAACCGTTGAATAGGCCGCAGACTTCAGACCTTCAGTCTTAG
- a CDS encoding class I SAM-dependent methyltransferase, producing the protein MGVQIADVRAFWEAHPCNSSYSNRTDRRAYFEEIERRRFETEPHIPIVAQFDQFKDKDVLEVGCGIGTDGFQFARHGARYTGIDLAPTAVAITRERFELFGIPGRFEVANAEERIPFADASFDHVYSCGVIHHSPDTEAIVREMYRVLRPGGTLCVMIYNKTSINYYLQIMFLRKLFRWLLYPSFMPALVAKLTGFERWKLERHREIMLTRGRLSKQEWISMNTDGPDCPLAKVYTAAEALALFKDFTDVRTEVWHFNRLHWPLIGRLLPERLVQFLGRRWGWHRFVFGRKPLRAASHGDVNRLASEV; encoded by the coding sequence ATGGGGGTACAGATTGCCGATGTGCGAGCGTTTTGGGAGGCTCATCCATGCAACAGTTCATATTCAAACCGAACGGATCGTCGAGCCTATTTTGAAGAGATCGAGCGCCGGCGGTTTGAAACGGAGCCACATATCCCGATTGTGGCTCAATTCGACCAGTTCAAGGACAAAGATGTGCTGGAAGTGGGATGTGGGATTGGAACTGATGGGTTCCAATTTGCCCGGCACGGCGCGCGATATACCGGCATTGATCTGGCGCCGACAGCCGTGGCCATTACGCGGGAGCGATTTGAGCTGTTCGGTATTCCAGGGCGATTTGAAGTAGCCAATGCAGAGGAACGCATTCCATTTGCCGACGCCAGTTTCGATCATGTCTATAGTTGCGGTGTCATTCACCATTCGCCGGATACCGAGGCGATTGTGCGAGAGATGTACCGCGTGTTGCGACCCGGCGGCACACTCTGCGTGATGATCTACAACAAGACCTCGATCAACTATTACCTGCAAATCATGTTTCTGCGAAAGCTCTTTCGTTGGCTGTTGTATCCATCGTTCATGCCGGCGTTGGTGGCCAAGCTGACTGGTTTTGAGCGATGGAAGCTGGAACGGCATCGTGAAATCATGTTGACGCGTGGTCGGCTCAGCAAGCAGGAATGGATCAGTATGAACACCGACGGGCCGGATTGTCCGCTGGCCAAAGTCTACACGGCCGCCGAGGCATTGGCTTTGTTTAAGGATTTCACCGATGTGCGGACCGAGGTGTGGCACTTCAACCGGCTGCACTGGCCATTGATCGGGCGATTGTTGCCGGAGCGTCTCGTTCAGTTTCTCGGTCGGCGTTGGGGCTGGCACCGGTTTGTCTTTGGCCGCAAGCCACTGCGGGCGGCATCGCATGGTGACGTTAACAGGCTGGCGTCGGAAGTCTGA
- a CDS encoding UDP-glucose/GDP-mannose dehydrogenase family protein, protein MDVSVLGLGYVGCVSAACLAHVGHRVIGVDINPTKVDLVNEGRSPIVEGGLEELLSENVRRGRLSATTDVARAIQQTELSLVCVGTPSNGNGSLDLKYVRNVARQIGLALADKPAKHTIVIRSTMLPGSTHNEILPVLEAASGKPFGEGFELCVNPEFLREGTAVEDFFQPPKIVVGADHPESAWKAMALYTDIDAPRFITDVRVAEMIKYADNVFHALKVTFANEIGIICQKLGVDSHEVMHIFCADTKLNLSPYYLKPGFAFGGSCLPKDVSALVQRARSLELSLPMLESLLPSNDMQIRRAVELIMKTGRKRIGFLGFSFKAGTDDLRNSPVVEVIERLLGKGYTLKIFDENVSLARLCGANREFIEREIPHVSSLMCQSLDEVIDSCDVLVIGTRSPLFADALHRVNGHHTIIDLVRLVDPKPFKERDYYGICW, encoded by the coding sequence ATGGACGTAAGCGTACTTGGATTAGGTTACGTAGGCTGTGTCTCGGCAGCGTGTTTGGCTCACGTTGGGCATCGCGTGATCGGCGTTGACATCAATCCGACCAAAGTTGATCTGGTCAATGAGGGGCGGTCGCCGATTGTCGAAGGGGGCTTGGAAGAATTGCTCAGCGAGAACGTCAGGCGCGGTCGGCTCTCTGCCACGACCGATGTCGCCCGCGCGATTCAGCAGACGGAACTCTCATTGGTGTGTGTCGGCACGCCGAGCAATGGCAATGGCAGCCTCGACCTGAAATACGTGCGCAACGTAGCGCGGCAAATCGGCCTGGCCTTAGCCGACAAGCCGGCCAAGCATACCATTGTCATTCGCAGCACGATGTTGCCGGGCAGCACACATAACGAAATCCTACCAGTGCTCGAAGCGGCCTCTGGCAAGCCGTTTGGCGAAGGCTTTGAGCTATGCGTCAATCCTGAGTTTCTGCGCGAAGGGACCGCTGTTGAGGATTTCTTTCAGCCGCCCAAGATCGTCGTCGGCGCTGATCATCCAGAGAGCGCCTGGAAGGCGATGGCGCTCTATACCGATATTGACGCGCCGCGTTTCATCACCGACGTGCGCGTCGCCGAAATGATCAAGTACGCCGACAACGTATTTCACGCGCTGAAAGTGACGTTTGCCAATGAAATCGGCATCATCTGTCAGAAGCTGGGCGTGGATAGTCATGAAGTCATGCACATTTTCTGCGCGGACACGAAATTGAATCTATCGCCCTACTACCTCAAGCCGGGATTCGCCTTTGGCGGCTCGTGCTTGCCCAAAGATGTCAGCGCGCTGGTGCAGCGGGCGCGTTCGCTTGAACTGTCGTTGCCGATGCTGGAATCGCTGCTGCCCAGCAACGATATGCAGATTCGGCGAGCTGTCGAGTTGATTATGAAGACGGGACGCAAGCGGATCGGCTTCCTTGGCTTCAGCTTCAAAGCCGGCACCGATGATCTGCGCAACAGCCCGGTTGTCGAAGTGATCGAGCGCCTGCTGGGCAAAGGGTACACGCTGAAAATTTTCGATGAAAATGTTTCTCTGGCGCGCTTGTGCGGAGCGAATCGGGAATTTATCGAGCGCGAGATTCCACACGTCTCTTCGTTAATGTGCCAATCGCTCGATGAAGTGATTGACTCCTGTGACGTGCTTGTCATTGGCACACGCTCGCCGCTGTTTGCGGACGCGCTCCATCGAGTCAATGGACATCACACCATCATTGATCTGGTTCGGTTGGTGGATCCAAAACCATTTAAGGAGAGGGATTATTATGGCATCTGCTGGTAA
- a CDS encoding glycosyltransferase family 4 protein, with protein sequence MASAGNKVLIIVHNLPVPFDRRVWLEANALREAGYEVSIICPQGEPNANFGKRYGSYDCLNGIHIYRYKAPTQADGLLGYVVEFAYGWLMTLLLSLKVWYKHGFDIIQACNPPDTYWLLARFYKLWGKRFIFDHHDLCPELYLAKYRNRQPDRLYRWLLFLERQTFRTADVVIATNESYRRIALLRGQVPPDRVFIVRNGPDFDRLRPLPPEPALKQGRRHLICYLGMLCNHDGVDYLIRAMHHMVYQVGYRDVLCAIIGSGPEFNQLKALSEQLGLSDYVLFTGRLSDHDVCRYLSTADVCVDPLPRNAFSDKSTMNKIGEYMAFGKPIVAFDLTETRATAQDAALYAKPNEEADFVQCLLELLRDERKREQMGRSGRRRVETQLLWSHSVPQLLAAYRLASRRDQPISYEPEPSSVNQPQLRMASVEVNRARSGRP encoded by the coding sequence ATGGCATCTGCTGGTAACAAAGTCCTGATCATCGTTCATAACCTGCCCGTTCCGTTTGATCGTCGCGTCTGGTTGGAAGCCAATGCCTTGCGCGAGGCAGGCTACGAGGTCAGCATCATCTGTCCGCAGGGCGAGCCGAATGCCAACTTTGGCAAGCGCTATGGCTCGTATGATTGTCTGAACGGGATTCACATCTACCGCTATAAAGCGCCCACGCAAGCTGACGGATTGTTGGGCTATGTCGTCGAATTCGCCTATGGTTGGTTGATGACGCTGCTGCTCTCACTGAAAGTCTGGTACAAGCACGGGTTCGACATCATTCAGGCGTGCAATCCCCCGGACACCTATTGGCTGCTGGCCAGGTTCTATAAGCTCTGGGGCAAGCGGTTCATCTTCGATCACCATGATCTGTGCCCGGAGTTGTATCTGGCGAAGTATCGCAATCGCCAACCTGACCGCCTCTATCGTTGGCTGTTGTTTCTGGAACGACAGACATTCCGCACGGCTGACGTTGTGATCGCCACCAATGAGTCGTATCGTCGGATCGCGCTGTTGCGCGGGCAGGTGCCGCCGGATCGGGTCTTCATTGTGCGCAACGGACCAGATTTCGATCGGCTCCGGCCGCTGCCGCCAGAGCCGGCACTCAAGCAAGGTCGCCGACATTTGATCTGTTATCTGGGCATGCTCTGCAATCACGACGGGGTTGATTACCTGATCCGCGCCATGCATCACATGGTTTATCAAGTCGGTTATCGTGATGTGCTGTGCGCCATCATCGGGTCAGGGCCGGAGTTCAATCAGTTGAAAGCGCTCAGTGAACAGCTTGGTCTCAGTGACTACGTTCTGTTTACCGGGCGACTCTCCGATCACGATGTCTGTCGCTATTTATCCACCGCCGATGTGTGTGTGGACCCGCTGCCGCGCAATGCCTTTTCTGACAAATCTACCATGAACAAAATTGGTGAATACATGGCCTTCGGCAAGCCGATCGTGGCATTTGACCTGACCGAGACGCGCGCCACGGCGCAAGATGCCGCGCTCTATGCCAAGCCCAACGAAGAGGCCGACTTCGTCCAGTGCTTGTTGGAATTGTTGCGCGATGAGCGGAAACGCGAGCAGATGGGGCGCTCCGGGCGTCGGCGTGTGGAAACGCAGTTGCTGTGGTCGCATTCTGTTCCGCAGTTACTGGCCGCTTATCGGCTGGCGTCGCGCCGTGACCAGCCAATTTCCTATGAGCCTGAGCCAAGCAGCGTCAATCAGCCGCAGCTTCGCATGGCGTCGGTTGAGGTCAATAGAGCCCGGTCGGGACGACCGTAA
- a CDS encoding heparinase II/III family protein: MSSLNWYLRRLSLMSLEEIGHRARTAARQWLQWPKHAFNHKTKPLSDYFQLTERELNEYLARPRPTRFLELRTAPPPMAISRESAIALAEDLLEHRFTFFALHRAPLGDPILWNYNYYHHRMCPLIYAPRVDYRDERLVGDVKYIWELNRHQHFVPLAKAYHLTGDERYAAEIVSQIQSWIEQCPYMMGVNWTTAEQAAIRLISWIWAYEWIQPASCVTPAFTSQLLHSIYQHLELITQNYSRHSSANNHLIAEATGVFVTTVYFPELKHAAVWRDESHRILVREALLQNHPDGVNAEQATAYHCLVLEYLLLAGLLGEQNGFPFPEQYWQRLEKMMEFIAALMDCRGRLPHIGDDDNGLLVQLGESSVSRARSLLATGATLFGRADFAAMAPEFDERTYWLLGGSPTRRRSKSQPAVWKESRAFESGYYIMRAGATADDEVVAVFDCGPLGYGSLAAHGHADALSLTLTVAGREILIDPGTYCYHSEKVWRDYFRSTAAHNTIRIDQVDQSVITGNFMWSEKADAFLQGWESNAEADVVKGYHTGYLRLADPVTHQREVAFDKKRHVFRITDRIEAAGEHLVEQFFHFSEACQVRRSHEAWEIENDGVRVRLHLDEQLEQMLVQGQETPPLGWRSYTLGQKHPIPTVVGRRRITGPCQFITTITIQPSAFRRIVREGSSASR, translated from the coding sequence ATGTCATCGTTGAATTGGTACTTGAGACGGTTGTCGCTGATGTCGTTGGAGGAGATCGGCCATCGCGCGCGGACGGCTGCCCGTCAGTGGCTGCAATGGCCCAAGCATGCGTTTAATCACAAGACCAAGCCGCTCAGCGATTACTTCCAGCTCACTGAACGCGAACTGAATGAGTATCTGGCGCGACCGCGTCCAACCCGTTTTCTGGAATTGCGCACGGCGCCGCCGCCAATGGCCATTTCGCGGGAATCGGCCATTGCACTGGCTGAGGACCTGCTGGAGCATCGGTTCACCTTCTTTGCGTTGCATCGAGCGCCACTGGGCGATCCGATTCTGTGGAACTACAACTACTATCATCATCGCATGTGCCCGCTCATCTATGCGCCGCGCGTAGATTATCGCGACGAACGGTTGGTCGGCGATGTGAAATACATCTGGGAGCTGAATCGGCATCAGCATTTCGTCCCGTTAGCCAAGGCCTATCATCTGACCGGCGATGAACGCTACGCTGCGGAAATTGTCAGCCAGATTCAAAGTTGGATCGAACAGTGCCCGTATATGATGGGCGTCAATTGGACGACTGCCGAGCAAGCGGCCATTCGATTGATCAGTTGGATTTGGGCGTATGAGTGGATTCAGCCGGCTTCGTGCGTCACTCCTGCATTCACCAGTCAATTGCTGCACAGCATCTATCAGCATCTGGAATTGATCACGCAGAATTATTCGCGTCATTCTTCAGCCAATAATCACCTGATTGCCGAGGCGACAGGCGTGTTCGTGACAACCGTCTATTTCCCTGAATTGAAACATGCGGCCGTATGGCGCGATGAGAGCCATCGGATTCTCGTGCGCGAAGCGTTGCTGCAAAATCATCCGGACGGCGTCAATGCCGAGCAAGCGACGGCGTACCATTGTCTCGTGCTGGAATACTTGCTGCTGGCCGGATTGCTCGGCGAGCAGAACGGGTTCCCGTTCCCGGAGCAATACTGGCAGCGGCTGGAGAAGATGATGGAGTTCATCGCGGCGTTGATGGATTGTCGCGGGCGGCTGCCTCATATCGGGGATGACGACAATGGACTGTTAGTGCAACTGGGCGAGTCGTCGGTCAGTCGCGCACGTTCGCTGCTGGCCACCGGCGCCACGTTATTTGGTCGCGCCGATTTTGCCGCCATGGCGCCTGAGTTTGACGAACGCACCTACTGGCTGCTTGGCGGCAGCCCGACGCGACGTCGCAGCAAATCGCAGCCGGCAGTGTGGAAAGAGTCGCGCGCGTTTGAGAGCGGTTATTACATCATGCGGGCTGGCGCAACGGCTGATGACGAAGTGGTCGCGGTGTTTGATTGTGGGCCGCTGGGGTATGGCTCCCTGGCGGCTCATGGTCATGCGGATGCGTTGAGTTTAACGCTGACAGTAGCCGGACGCGAAATCCTCATTGATCCTGGCACCTACTGCTATCACAGCGAAAAAGTATGGCGCGATTATTTCCGCAGCACTGCTGCGCACAATACGATTCGCATTGATCAGGTGGATCAGTCGGTCATCACCGGCAACTTCATGTGGTCGGAGAAGGCGGATGCCTTCTTGCAGGGGTGGGAGTCGAACGCGGAAGCCGACGTGGTCAAAGGCTATCATACAGGGTATCTGCGGCTCGCTGATCCGGTGACCCATCAACGCGAAGTCGCCTTCGATAAAAAACGGCACGTGTTCCGCATCACTGACCGAATTGAAGCGGCGGGCGAGCATCTGGTGGAGCAGTTCTTTCACTTTTCTGAAGCGTGCCAGGTGCGTCGCAGTCATGAGGCATGGGAAATTGAAAATGATGGCGTGCGCGTCCGGTTGCACCTAGATGAGCAACTTGAGCAGATGCTGGTTCAAGGTCAAGAAACGCCGCCGCTGGGCTGGCGGTCTTACACGCTTGGACAGAAGCATCCCATTCCCACCGTAGTCGGCCGGCGGCGCATCACGGGGCCATGCCAGTTTATCACCACCATCACGATACAACCTTCGGCATTTCGTCGAATCGTTCGGGAAGGATCGAGTGCCTCACGGTGA
- a CDS encoding ATP-binding protein: MNNSSATQQSNGSTQGSRQQTLWLETVAGLARRLSLTTEQVEIIRTATKMVGEAFDIEKCVILRYDEPRQMLLGQAPAYGLDPMAVDAIQFSVKEGTLLRALWERGEPCIVDDMATDPRFEKYRDMAQTVGLQTLLMGALRVGPTRLGALLWANKRSGERFNQTDKQWFRVLADQISIGLHHAEVVSAQAREIKRKSTLAEIAGLLHTTLNRREVMRMATSMMVGAAGADRGHLFLIAEKEPVPALSVARTETGTPRWRVSDTVDAERARWFHEHWHLFDRDQITIIEDTFYSPLIPSSWTTQLRIKSLLLVPLLAKGMLIGFIMLEDVDDIRQIINGELAFLEAVAHHSAMALVNAEQYQSLQQELEPLRANTMTYVPLAQGSGAAILVIQEGRYGYATGAAMELLGYTLDELVQMNVGDLFMPESREAVVKTYEWIRAGKRVPSLDAWALAKDGREVLLTLIGSLIDFEGAPAVELVATDTTEQQMARDRQLQASKLEAVTRLIGNLVGEVRNALTPVVGYTELTLELPDLSPELKSNLEIIAHGAERAKRTFDTLATWAEIRQPAITQTNINQLLEQMMALRQYELQGYHIQVTMDLDESLNKLSVLADPQQLQVAFLAIVDNAKDALLDVAHDRQLTIQTRRQTRGVWMATDVIVVSFQDNGPGIAREHLTRVFDPFFSTKPPTQALGLGLWIAYQIIKNHDGEIYVRSREHQGANFIVELPLPGAQELLGE; encoded by the coding sequence ATGAACAATTCATCCGCAACGCAACAAAGCAATGGATCAACACAAGGGTCTCGACAACAAACGTTGTGGCTGGAAACGGTTGCTGGGTTAGCTCGTCGCTTGAGTTTGACGACGGAGCAGGTCGAGATCATTCGCACTGCTACCAAGATGGTGGGCGAGGCATTCGATATAGAGAAATGCGTCATTCTGCGCTATGACGAGCCGCGACAGATGTTGCTCGGTCAGGCGCCGGCGTATGGGCTGGATCCGATGGCGGTTGACGCCATTCAGTTTTCGGTGAAAGAGGGAACGCTGCTGCGCGCTTTGTGGGAGCGTGGCGAACCTTGCATCGTTGATGACATGGCGACCGATCCGCGATTTGAGAAATACCGCGACATGGCGCAGACAGTGGGCTTGCAGACGCTGCTGATGGGCGCTTTGCGCGTCGGCCCGACGCGGTTGGGGGCGCTGCTCTGGGCCAACAAGCGTTCCGGCGAACGATTCAATCAAACGGATAAACAGTGGTTCCGCGTGCTGGCCGATCAAATCAGCATCGGACTGCATCATGCCGAAGTGGTCAGCGCGCAAGCGCGTGAGATCAAGCGCAAGAGCACATTGGCAGAGATCGCCGGATTGCTCCACACGACGCTCAATCGGCGTGAGGTCATGCGTATGGCCACCAGCATGATGGTGGGCGCAGCGGGCGCCGACCGGGGCCACCTGTTCTTGATCGCGGAGAAGGAACCCGTGCCTGCTTTATCCGTAGCGCGAACGGAGACCGGCACGCCCCGGTGGCGCGTGTCCGACACGGTTGATGCGGAACGAGCGCGATGGTTTCACGAACACTGGCATCTGTTTGACCGTGATCAAATCACAATCATCGAAGACACATTCTACAGCCCACTGATCCCGTCCAGTTGGACAACGCAGTTGAGGATCAAATCGCTGTTGCTCGTCCCGTTGTTGGCCAAAGGGATGCTGATCGGCTTCATAATGCTCGAAGATGTTGATGACATTCGTCAGATCATCAACGGCGAGTTGGCGTTCCTTGAGGCGGTGGCGCACCATAGCGCGATGGCGCTGGTCAACGCTGAGCAGTATCAGTCGCTGCAACAGGAGCTGGAACCGCTGCGAGCGAACACGATGACCTACGTGCCGCTGGCGCAAGGCAGCGGCGCTGCCATCCTGGTCATTCAGGAAGGACGCTACGGGTATGCCACCGGAGCGGCCATGGAGCTGCTGGGCTACACGCTTGATGAGCTGGTGCAGATGAACGTGGGCGATTTGTTTATGCCTGAGAGCCGAGAAGCAGTGGTGAAAACCTACGAGTGGATCCGCGCGGGCAAGCGGGTGCCCAGCCTGGATGCATGGGCGCTCGCCAAGGACGGTCGAGAAGTCTTGTTGACGCTGATTGGCTCGTTGATTGATTTTGAAGGAGCCCCAGCCGTTGAATTGGTGGCCACCGATACAACAGAACAACAAATGGCTCGCGACCGTCAACTGCAGGCGAGCAAGCTCGAAGCGGTCACGCGGTTGATTGGCAATCTGGTCGGCGAAGTGCGCAACGCGCTAACGCCTGTGGTCGGCTATACCGAATTGACATTGGAACTGCCTGATCTTTCGCCCGAGCTGAAGAGCAACCTGGAGATCATCGCGCATGGCGCGGAACGGGCCAAGCGCACATTTGATACGCTGGCCACCTGGGCCGAGATTCGTCAGCCCGCGATCACACAAACCAACATCAATCAGTTGCTCGAACAGATGATGGCGTTACGCCAGTATGAGCTGCAAGGCTACCACATCCAGGTCACGATGGATTTGGATGAGTCATTGAATAAACTCAGCGTTCTGGCCGACCCGCAACAACTTCAAGTGGCCTTCCTGGCAATTGTGGATAACGCCAAAGACGCCTTGCTGGACGTGGCCCATGACCGTCAGTTGACGATTCAAACGCGCCGTCAAACGCGCGGTGTGTGGATGGCCACCGACGTGATCGTCGTATCGTTCCAGGACAACGGTCCGGGCATCGCGCGAGAGCATCTAACGCGCGTGTTCGATCCGTTCTTCTCCACCAAACCGCCCACGCAGGCATTGGGCTTAGGCTTATGGATTGCCTATCAAATCATCAAAAATCACGATGGTGAAATCTACGTCCGCAGCCGGGAACACCAGGGGGCCAACTTCATCGTTGAGTTGCCGCTGCCGGGTGCGCAAGAGCTGCTGGGTGAGTGA
- a CDS encoding right-handed parallel beta-helix repeat-containing protein: protein MLGRTLMIFWVGGLMIISGWIKPTVAHEPVIYHVSAAAGNDNNDGLTPTTPWRTLAKANALVQPGDCVLLYQGIYREPIAPRRSGAEQQRISYRAVDAQEVIIEGARQLIQLYEKSYITIEGLIFRNPIKGWGEIRAGHYNEIINNTFIGNGRSAETLFSGLNLFSGSSFNRLVGNLFYHWGEPASQWGDAVRLSEHADHNLIEGNLFINAGHSLLGIDTSFNIVRRNYFANNWQKGIDLVWRVNPSFALGQQFVARRNVIEENLFVGGRPRGMSDRVGPAIQLAAAETIIRRNLIVGQDRGGLYINGWSEAPHVYGNRIYHNTIINNGGIGIACLNFGVAGVDLSKNEFKNNLVCGNSWQSDAVQVRIDLLPRASFGPEFFAGYAFAGNGLSRAPLLDITSLAGQQSLAVYQQRYPQWMMNNFSAEPQFVNAAAGDYRLASGSPGIDAAVPLTATVAAGSGTVVPVVDVSYFTDGHGLKRGDRIRIGSNPPATILRIHELRQTLVTDTTLVWEAGDGVYLEEFDGQRPDVGAFESQFRTSDVNRVGRE, encoded by the coding sequence GTGTTGGGCCGCACATTGATGATTTTTTGGGTTGGTGGATTGATGATCATCTCTGGATGGATCAAGCCAACTGTGGCGCATGAGCCGGTCATCTACCATGTAAGCGCCGCTGCGGGCAATGACAACAACGACGGCCTGACGCCGACAACACCGTGGCGCACACTGGCCAAAGCCAATGCGCTCGTGCAGCCCGGCGATTGCGTGCTCCTGTATCAAGGTATATATCGTGAACCGATTGCGCCGCGGCGCTCAGGCGCAGAGCAACAACGCATCAGCTACCGAGCCGTTGACGCCCAAGAGGTGATCATTGAAGGCGCGCGTCAGCTCATCCAGCTTTACGAAAAGTCCTACATCACCATCGAAGGGCTCATCTTTCGCAATCCCATCAAAGGCTGGGGAGAAATTCGCGCCGGCCACTACAACGAGATCATCAACAACACATTCATCGGCAACGGGCGCAGCGCCGAGACGTTGTTTTCCGGGCTGAATCTCTTCAGCGGCTCCTCATTCAATCGTCTTGTGGGGAATCTCTTTTATCACTGGGGAGAGCCGGCCAGCCAATGGGGCGACGCCGTGCGCTTGAGCGAACATGCCGACCACAACCTGATCGAGGGCAACCTGTTCATCAATGCGGGTCATTCGTTGCTGGGCATTGATACATCGTTCAACATCGTTCGGCGGAATTATTTTGCGAACAATTGGCAAAAAGGGATTGATCTGGTTTGGCGCGTCAATCCGTCGTTTGCCCTCGGCCAGCAGTTTGTGGCGCGACGCAATGTTATTGAGGAAAACCTCTTCGTCGGTGGTCGGCCAAGGGGGATGAGTGATCGAGTTGGTCCAGCCATTCAACTGGCGGCTGCCGAGACTATCATTCGTCGCAATCTGATTGTCGGGCAGGATCGCGGCGGCCTCTATATCAACGGCTGGAGCGAAGCGCCCCATGTCTATGGCAATCGCATTTATCATAACACGATCATCAACAACGGAGGCATTGGGATAGCTTGTTTGAACTTCGGCGTTGCCGGCGTGGACCTGAGCAAGAACGAGTTCAAGAACAATCTCGTCTGCGGCAATAGCTGGCAGAGCGACGCCGTGCAAGTGCGCATTGACCTGCTGCCGCGGGCCAGCTTTGGGCCGGAGTTTTTCGCGGGGTATGCCTTTGCCGGCAATGGTCTGAGCCGCGCGCCACTGCTGGATATTACCAGCTTGGCTGGCCAACAATCGCTGGCCGTTTATCAGCAACGCTATCCGCAATGGATGATGAATAACTTCAGCGCCGAGCCGCAGTTTGTGAACGCTGCGGCGGGCGATTATCGTTTGGCCAGCGGCTCTCCTGGCATTGATGCCGCTGTGCCGTTGACGGCGACGGTGGCGGCCGGTTCCGGTACGGTCGTTCCTGTGGTGGATGTTTCGTACTTCACCGATGGGCATGGTCTGAAGCGCGGCGATCGTATACGCATCGGCAGCAATCCGCCGGCCACCATTCTCAGAATTCACGAGCTGCGCCAGACGCTAGTGACCGACACGACGCTCGTGTGGGAAGCTGGCGACGGCGTCTACCTGGAGGAGTTCGATGGTCAGCGCCCGGACGTTGGCGCGTTCGAGAGCCAGTTTAGGACATCAGATGTCAATCGAGTAGGGAGAGAGTAA